A portion of the Pan troglodytes isolate AG18354 chromosome 10, NHGRI_mPanTro3-v2.0_pri, whole genome shotgun sequence genome contains these proteins:
- the LOC100614771 gene encoding elongation factor 1-alpha 1-like, which yields MGKEKTHINIVVIGHVDSGKSTTTGHLIYKCGGIDKRTIEKFEKEAAEMGKGSFKYAWVLDKLKAKRERGITIDISLWKFETSKYYVTIIDAPGHRDFIKNMITGTAQADCAVLIVAAGVGEFEAGISKNGQTREHALLAYTLGVKQLIVGVNKMDSTESPYSQKRYEEIVKEVSTYIKKIGYNPDTVAFVPISGWNGDNMLEPSANMPWFKGWKVTRKDGNASGTTLLEALDCILPPTRPTDKPLRLPLQDVYKIGGIGTVPVGRVETGVLKPGMVVTFAPVNVTTEVKSVEMHHEALSEALPGDNVGFNVKNVSVKDVCRGNVAGDSKNDPPMEAAGFTAQVIILNHPGQISAGYAPVLDCHTAHIACNFAELKEKIDRRSGKKLEDGPKFLKSGDAAIVDMVPGKPMCVESFSDYPPLGRFAVRDMRQTVAVGVIKAVDKEAAGAGKVTKSAQKAQKAK from the coding sequence atgggaaaggaaaagacTCATATCAACATTGTCGTCATTGGACACGTAGATTCGGGCAAGTCCACCACTACTGGCCATCTGATCTATAAATGCGGTGGCATCGACAAAAGAACCATTGAAAAATTTGAGAAGGAGGCTGCTGAGATGGGAAAGGGCTCCTTCAAGTATGCCTGGGTCTTGGATAAACTGAAAGCTAAGCGTGAACGTGGTATCACCATTGATATCTCCTTAtggaaatttgagaccagcaagTACTATGTGACTATCATTGATGCCCCAGGACACAGAGACTTCATCAAAAACATGATTACAGGGACAGCTCAGGCTGACTGTGCTGTCCTGATTGTTGCTGCTGGTGTTGGTGAATTTGAAGCTGGTATCTCCAAGAATGGGCAGACCCGAGAGCATGCCCTTCTGGCTTACACACTGGGTGTGAAACAACTAATTGTCGGTGTTAACAAAATGGATTCCACTGAGTCACCCTACAGCCAGAAGAGATATGAGGAAATTGTTAAGGAAGTCAGCACTTACATTAAGAAAATTGGCTACAACCCCGACACAGTAGCATTTGTGCCAATTTCTGGTTGGAATGGTGACAACATGCTGGAGCCAAGTGCTAACATGCCTTGGTTCAAGGGATGGAAAGTCACCCGTAAGGATGGCAATGCCAGTGGAACCACGCTGCTTGAGGCTCTGGACTGCATCCTACCACCAACTCGTCCAACTGACAAGCCCTTGCGCCTGCCTCTCCAGGATGTCTACAAAATTGGTGGTATTGGTACTGTTCCTGTTGGCCGAGTGGAGACTGGTGTTCTCAAACCCGGTATGgtggtcacctttgctccagtcaaCGTTACAACGGAAGTAAAATCTGTCGAAATGCACCATGAAGCTTTGAGTGAAGCTCTTCCTGGGGACAATGTGGGCTTCAATGTCAAGAATGTGTCTGTCAAGGATGTTTGTCGTGGCAACGTTGCTGGTGACAGCAAAAATGACCCACCAATGGAAGCAGCTGGCTTCACTGCTCAGGTGATTATCCTGAACCATCCAGGCCAAATAAGCGCCGGCTATGCCCCTGTATTGGATTGCCACACGGCTCACATTGCATGCAATTttgctgaactgaaggaaaagaTTGATCGCCGTTCTGGTAAAAAGCTGGAAGATGGCCCTAAATTCTTGAAGTCTGGTGATGCTGCCATTGTTGATATGGTTCCTGGCAAGCCCATGTGTGTTGAGAGTTTCTCAGACTATCCACCTTTGGGTCGCTTTGCTGTTCGTGATATGAGACAGACAGTTGCGGTGGGTGTCATCAAAGCAGTGGACAAGGAGGCTGCTGGAGCTGGCAAGGTCACCAAGTCTGCCCAGAAAGCTCAGAAGGCTAAATGA